In Bradyrhizobium sp. 195, the sequence GCGACAGAAACGGCAACTGGAAGCGGACCCAGCCGGTCAACTTTCAGTCCTTCATGTCGGACGAGCAGACGCGCCGGCGCTATTGGGCCCGCAGCCTGATCGGCTGGCGGCGGTTCGGGCAGGCAAAGCCGAACGATGCGCATCATGCGCTGGCCCGGCTCGAGGCGAACGGCCGGTGCGGGATGCTGCTGACCCAGAACGTCGATCGGCTGCATCAATCCGCCGGCCATCGGCAGGTGATCGACCTGCATGGCCGGCTCGACCTGGTGCGCTGCATGGGCTGCGGGGCGAAGACGCCGCGCGATGAGTTTCAGCAGGCGCTGGGCCGCGCGAATGCGGCGTGGCTGACGCTCGATGCCGCCGATGCACCGGATGGCGACGCCGACCTGGAGCACGATGATTTTTCGTCCTTCCAGGTGCCTCCTTGCGAAGCCTGCGGCGGCATCCTCAAGCCCGACGTCGTGTTCTTCGGCGAGAACGTCCCGCGCGACATCGTCGCCACCG encodes:
- a CDS encoding NAD-dependent protein deacetylase; its protein translation is MASAPLASSALEKFVDRHERLFVLTGAGCSTNSGIPDYRDRNGNWKRTQPVNFQSFMSDEQTRRRYWARSLIGWRRFGQAKPNDAHHALARLEANGRCGMLLTQNVDRLHQSAGHRQVIDLHGRLDLVRCMGCGAKTPRDEFQQALGRANAAWLTLDAADAPDGDADLEHDDFSSFQVPPCEACGGILKPDVVFFGENVPRDIVATARDHLSQADAMLIVGSSLMVYSGFRFVQAAAQRNIPIAAVNLGRTRADDLLTLKVEERCEAALAFLL